A single region of the Myxococcales bacterium genome encodes:
- a CDS encoding MlrC C-terminal domain-containing protein gives MTMSDASDVVTAGAPGDSTHLLRAMLAEGTGLLTYAAVRDPVAIERLWAAPVGAEVDVEVGGHLDPASGPPLAVRATIVRTLEQPGFLRTAVLAIEHLRLVVTEGPAMVMRPSFYKDVGLDLWQADVVMVKNFFPFLMFFLPYNRKTIFVRTSGATDFDAAHRLTFDGPMHPRDVVDDWRPRDRARRGLDA, from the coding sequence GTGACCATGTCCGACGCGTCCGACGTCGTCACCGCGGGCGCGCCTGGCGACTCGACCCACCTGCTGCGCGCGATGCTGGCCGAGGGCACGGGCCTCTTGACCTACGCGGCGGTGCGCGATCCGGTGGCGATCGAGCGGCTCTGGGCCGCGCCGGTAGGCGCCGAGGTCGACGTCGAGGTCGGCGGTCACCTCGATCCGGCGTCGGGCCCGCCGCTGGCGGTGCGCGCGACGATCGTCCGCACGCTCGAGCAGCCGGGCTTCCTGCGCACCGCGGTGCTGGCGATCGAGCACCTGCGCCTGGTCGTGACCGAGGGGCCGGCGATGGTGATGCGGCCGTCGTTCTACAAGGACGTCGGGCTCGACCTGTGGCAGGCCGACGTCGTGATGGTGAAGAACTTCTTCCCGTTCCTGATGTTCTTCCTGCCGTACAACCGCAAGACCATCTTCGTCCGCACCAGCGGCGCGACCGACTTCGACGCGGCCCACCGCCTGACCTTCGACGGCCCGATGCACCCGCGCGACGTGGTCGACGACTGGCGCCCGCGCGATCGCGCGCGCCGCGGCCTCGACGCGTAG
- a CDS encoding alkaline phosphatase family protein codes for MSPRAPAPARTAWAVIAAIVLVVVGAIGALRAAFLGADFMYDLEQPRSALARTAPVVIDPATPRLARRVVLIIVDGLRWDASQGMTSLARLRALGVDGQARSHYPSWSRPNYVSILTGVPPQASGVRTNRHYTAVALDTLMDRAQAAHVRSASASDNSPLPALFLRPLDPARQAELDAIDIDAMDDPDSAEARAAAGMEVRSPFDDSRYAPWPGGVVEAARAQLADHAELQVVLIGVVDDAGHAEGADSDEYRAAVATADLMVGRIVAATDLATDAVIVVADHGHTDSGGHGGIEPEVMTVPLVAAGAGIRAGARPDDARLIDVAPTVAALLGFPAPGHGLGRTLTELLTLTPSDAAARARADGERLAVTERVVSDSRTTTLARVLARRGLRLVGVVALAVVLIGGALWLRRRGGLSFDRRTLILGAPGFFVVYYVMVAVLGQRFSPSFLPAKGSLAFELAKYGVVGAVAHVAVGWLVLRKHKTLSDRLAIANGNAAVGLFLTMVPALLMWALFPPPYTEVPGPRLLVIIPALQVAVALYAFAILLSLTVEVIVFFARALDPSARLLRLERAAAVARRQLGGDAPPAEPLPPKS; via the coding sequence GTGAGCCCGCGCGCGCCCGCCCCGGCCCGGACCGCGTGGGCGGTCATCGCCGCGATCGTCCTGGTCGTGGTCGGCGCGATCGGCGCGCTGCGCGCGGCGTTCCTCGGCGCCGACTTCATGTACGACCTCGAGCAGCCGCGCAGCGCGCTGGCGCGCACGGCGCCGGTGGTGATCGATCCGGCGACGCCGCGGCTGGCGCGGCGGGTGGTGCTGATCATCGTCGATGGGCTCCGCTGGGACGCGTCGCAAGGGATGACGTCGCTGGCCCGGCTGCGCGCGCTCGGCGTCGACGGCCAGGCCCGCTCGCACTACCCGAGCTGGTCGCGGCCGAACTACGTGTCGATCTTGACCGGCGTCCCGCCCCAGGCCTCGGGCGTGCGCACCAACCGCCACTACACCGCGGTCGCGCTCGACACGCTCATGGACCGGGCCCAGGCCGCGCACGTGCGCTCGGCGTCGGCCAGCGACAACAGCCCGCTGCCGGCGCTGTTCCTGCGCCCGCTCGATCCCGCGCGGCAGGCCGAGCTCGACGCGATCGACATCGACGCGATGGACGATCCCGACTCGGCCGAGGCCCGGGCCGCGGCCGGGATGGAGGTGCGGTCGCCGTTCGACGACAGCCGCTACGCGCCGTGGCCGGGCGGCGTGGTCGAGGCGGCCCGGGCCCAGCTCGCGGACCACGCCGAGCTGCAGGTCGTCCTGATCGGCGTGGTCGACGACGCCGGCCACGCCGAGGGCGCCGACAGCGATGAGTACCGGGCCGCGGTCGCGACCGCGGACCTGATGGTCGGCCGGATCGTGGCCGCGACCGATCTGGCGACCGACGCGGTGATCGTCGTGGCCGATCACGGCCACACCGACTCGGGCGGGCACGGCGGGATCGAGCCCGAGGTCATGACCGTGCCGCTGGTCGCCGCCGGCGCCGGCATCCGCGCCGGCGCCCGGCCCGACGACGCCCGGTTGATCGACGTCGCGCCGACGGTGGCGGCGCTGCTCGGGTTCCCCGCGCCGGGCCACGGGCTGGGCCGCACGCTGACCGAGCTGCTGACGCTGACGCCGTCGGACGCGGCCGCCCGCGCGCGCGCCGACGGCGAGCGCCTGGCCGTGACCGAGCGCGTGGTCAGCGACTCGCGCACGACCACGCTGGCGCGGGTGCTCGCGCGGCGCGGGCTGCGCCTGGTGGGCGTGGTCGCGCTGGCGGTGGTGCTGATCGGCGGCGCGCTGTGGCTGCGGCGCCGCGGCGGCCTGTCGTTCGATCGGCGCACGCTGATCCTGGGCGCGCCCGGGTTCTTCGTCGTGTACTACGTGATGGTCGCGGTGCTGGGGCAGCGGTTCTCGCCGTCGTTCCTGCCGGCCAAGGGCAGCCTGGCGTTCGAGCTCGCCAAGTACGGCGTGGTCGGCGCGGTCGCCCACGTCGCCGTCGGCTGGCTGGTGCTGCGCAAGCACAAGACCCTGTCCGATCGCCTGGCCATCGCCAACGGCAACGCCGCGGTCGGGCTGTTCTTGACGATGGTGCCGGCGCTGCTCATGTGGGCGCTGTTCCCGCCGCCGTACACCGAGGTGCCCGGGCCGCGCCTGCTGGTGATCATCCCGGCGCTGCAGGTCGCCGTGGCGCTCTACGCGTTCGCGATCCTGCTGTCGCTGACGGTCGAGGTGATCGTGTTCTTCGCGCGCGCGCTCGATCCCAGCGCGCGCCTGCTGCGGCTCGAGCGCGCGGCCGCGGTCGCGCGCCGGCAGCTCGGCGGGGACGCGCCGCCAGCCGAGCCGCTGCCGCCGAAATCCTGA
- the hflX gene encoding GTPase HflX: protein MSEPTPDRVRAVLTAVQLPDADEATFASSIAELRRLATTLGLEVVGMVTQRRGRLAPGLVLGEGKLRELAAWTGGSGEVAAYQKPGKKKLDRDAEDEDEDEEIDEGADDDDAAGDDEDGDPSSGGPAGVRCDVVLVDHDLTPTQQRNLERATDAEVMDRTSVILSIFHRHAKTREARLQVEIARLAYLAPRLRESGGGGDRVRGGVGGKGAGESSLELDRRRIRDRVAELRRGLAAIEGGARTRRARRGDARTVAVVGYTNAGKSSLMRALTGSEVYVADKLFATLDTTVRVLDARTKPPILLSDTVGFIKKLPHDLVASFRSTLDEATHADLLLHVVDAADAAFRDHMAVTRGVLGEIGVDAPELVVLNKIDKVSDEDRALLALAFPDAVLMSAKAPADVAALRVRVVEYFAGAAVEAELFVPWARHKVVHDIHGRCVVVTEHHEDEGTRLTVRAPQGIVDELVATLAAS, encoded by the coding sequence TTGTCCGAGCCGACCCCTGATCGTGTCCGTGCCGTGCTGACGGCGGTGCAGCTGCCCGACGCCGACGAAGCGACGTTCGCGTCATCGATCGCCGAGCTCCGTCGCCTGGCGACCACGCTCGGCCTCGAGGTCGTGGGCATGGTGACCCAGCGCCGGGGCCGGCTGGCGCCGGGGCTGGTGCTGGGCGAGGGCAAGCTGCGCGAGCTCGCGGCGTGGACCGGCGGCAGCGGCGAGGTCGCGGCGTACCAGAAGCCGGGCAAGAAGAAGCTCGACCGCGACGCCGAGGACGAGGACGAGGACGAGGAGATCGACGAGGGCGCGGACGACGACGACGCGGCCGGTGACGACGAGGACGGCGACCCGTCGAGCGGCGGGCCGGCCGGCGTGCGCTGCGACGTGGTGCTGGTCGATCACGACCTCACGCCGACGCAGCAGCGCAACCTCGAGCGCGCCACTGACGCCGAGGTCATGGATCGGACCTCGGTGATCCTCTCGATCTTCCACCGGCACGCCAAGACCCGCGAGGCCCGGCTCCAGGTCGAGATCGCGCGCCTGGCGTACCTGGCGCCGCGGCTGCGCGAGTCGGGCGGCGGCGGCGACCGTGTGCGGGGCGGCGTCGGCGGCAAGGGCGCGGGCGAGAGCTCGCTCGAGCTCGACCGTCGGCGGATCCGCGATCGCGTCGCCGAGCTGCGGCGCGGGCTGGCCGCGATCGAGGGCGGCGCCCGGACCCGGCGGGCCCGGCGCGGCGACGCCCGCACGGTCGCGGTGGTCGGCTACACCAACGCCGGCAAGAGCTCGCTCATGCGCGCGCTCACCGGCAGCGAGGTGTACGTGGCCGACAAGCTGTTCGCGACGCTCGACACGACCGTGCGCGTGCTCGACGCGCGCACCAAGCCGCCGATCCTGCTGTCGGACACCGTCGGCTTCATCAAGAAGCTGCCGCACGATCTGGTGGCCTCGTTCCGCTCGACGCTCGACGAGGCCACCCACGCGGACCTGCTGCTCCACGTGGTCGACGCCGCCGACGCCGCGTTCCGCGATCACATGGCGGTCACGCGCGGCGTGCTCGGCGAGATCGGCGTCGACGCCCCCGAGCTGGTCGTGCTCAACAAGATCGACAAGGTCAGCGACGAGGACCGCGCCCTGCTCGCGCTGGCGTTCCCCGACGCGGTGCTGATGTCGGCCAAGGCGCCGGCCGACGTCGCGGCGCTGCGGGTGCGGGTGGTCGAGTACTTCGCCGGGGCCGCGGTCGAGGCCGAGCTGTTCGTGCCCTGGGCGCGCCACAAGGTGGTCCACGACATCCACGGGCGCTGCGTGGTGGTGACCGAGCACCACGAGGACGAGGGCACGCGCCTGACCGTGCGGGCGCCGCAGGGCATCGTCGACGAGCTGGTCGCGACGCTCGCGGCGTCGTAA
- a CDS encoding DUF2271 domain-containing protein: MSIAAALAFAGCYEPGVGRDDLQDALAAPVDLFDDGGTVVPRDGGGGGGPDAAAGCDTSPLSALRIVVRTTPFGGRYQPKNIGAIWIETASGQYVKTVKRWANRRLRYLTRYNAASGGDVTDAITGATLTSHITHDVTWNLTDRTHCEVPAGNYRVVMELTDQDAAGASVVLPFTKGTSGAVSMPAQTAQFHDLVLDLH, translated from the coding sequence TTGTCAATCGCGGCCGCCCTGGCATTCGCTGGCTGTTATGAGCCGGGCGTCGGGCGCGACGACCTCCAGGACGCGCTGGCGGCGCCGGTCGATCTGTTCGACGACGGCGGCACCGTGGTCCCGCGCGACGGCGGTGGTGGTGGCGGTCCCGACGCCGCGGCCGGCTGCGACACCTCGCCGCTGTCGGCCCTGCGGATCGTCGTGCGCACCACCCCCTTCGGCGGCCGCTACCAGCCCAAGAACATCGGCGCGATCTGGATCGAGACCGCGAGCGGCCAGTACGTGAAGACCGTCAAGCGCTGGGCCAACCGGCGCCTGCGCTACCTGACCCGCTACAACGCCGCCTCGGGCGGCGACGTGACCGACGCGATCACCGGCGCGACGTTGACGTCGCACATCACCCACGACGTCACCTGGAACCTCACCGACCGCACCCACTGCGAGGTCCCGGCCGGCAACTACCGGGTCGTCATGGAGCTGACCGATCAGGACGCCGCTGGCGCGTCGGTGGTGTTGCCGTTCACCAAGGGCACCTCGGGCGCCGTGTCGATGCCGGCCCAGACCGCGCAGTTCCACGACCTCGTGCTCGATCTGCACTGA
- a CDS encoding DUF3570 domain-containing protein has translation MARSTAALVFALLIVDGCAAAREREVRAASTVYVRTDTDDTTVVSPTVNVSGQATDKVALAAGYTVDAWTGASVDVVTAATAAIHERRQEGQVGLTYDNGTTRMNSRYRVSYEHDYESHGLVLGASRDFARHNTTVSANLMGSRDLAGRSGDPGFAELMISGGGRLGLSQVIDARTVIDVAWETMVLSGYQASPYRWVAVGGLGTCASDAPFCVPEQVPELRVRNAARRGCATRSASARRSASTTATTWTRGGSGRTPSSRACRGCRRTRPR, from the coding sequence GTGGCTCGCAGTACCGCCGCGCTCGTGTTCGCCTTGCTGATCGTCGATGGCTGCGCCGCGGCCCGCGAGCGCGAGGTCCGCGCGGCGTCGACCGTCTACGTCCGCACCGACACCGACGACACCACCGTCGTGTCGCCGACCGTCAACGTCTCGGGTCAGGCCACCGACAAGGTCGCGCTCGCGGCGGGCTACACCGTCGACGCCTGGACCGGCGCTTCGGTCGACGTCGTGACCGCGGCGACGGCCGCGATCCACGAGCGTCGTCAGGAGGGACAGGTCGGCCTGACCTACGACAACGGCACCACCCGGATGAACAGTCGGTATCGCGTCTCGTACGAGCACGACTATGAGTCGCACGGCTTGGTGCTGGGCGCTAGCCGGGACTTCGCCCGTCACAACACCACGGTGTCGGCCAACCTCATGGGCAGCCGCGACCTGGCCGGGCGATCCGGCGACCCCGGATTCGCCGAGCTGATGATCAGCGGCGGTGGCCGCCTCGGCCTGAGCCAGGTCATCGACGCCAGGACCGTGATCGATGTCGCGTGGGAGACCATGGTCCTGTCGGGCTACCAGGCCAGCCCGTACCGGTGGGTCGCCGTCGGCGGGCTCGGCACCTGCGCCAGCGACGCGCCGTTCTGCGTGCCCGAGCAGGTGCCCGAGCTGCGGGTCCGCAACGCAGCCCGGCGCGGCTGCGCCACGCGCTCGGCGAGCGCGCGTCGATCGGCCTCGACTACCGCTACTACCTGGACTCGTGGGGGATCCGGTCGCACACCGTCGAGCCGAGCCTGTCGTGGGTGCCGTCGGACGCGACCACGCTGA
- a CDS encoding DUF3570 domain-containing protein, protein MPSDATTLTLHYRYYAQGEATFYRPRYFDFADGGGYLTRDRKLSAFLAHEVGAALGARGSSTTASATSTSACAPACRASSTWPTSGSSRSTPSR, encoded by the coding sequence GTGCCGTCGGACGCGACCACGCTGACGTTGCACTACCGCTACTATGCGCAGGGCGAGGCCACGTTCTACCGGCCGCGCTACTTCGACTTCGCCGACGGTGGCGGCTACCTGACCCGCGACCGCAAGCTCTCAGCGTTCCTCGCACATGAGGTCGGCGCCGCGCTCGGCGCACGTGGGAGTTCGACGACGGCGAGCGCCACGTCGACCTCGGCCTGCGCGCCAGCCTGTCGCGCATCGAGTACCTGGCCTACGTCGGGCTCGAGTCGGTCGACGCCCTCGAGGTGA
- a CDS encoding AAA family ATPase — MDDDEFAGRVATAAQQDPNYKMNGARQSLNLARMPVGTLLVANRGKTEVLGLGRVTGPYRFVDGAEYCHEVPVDWFDTSARTVDRPGWARTLVSLDKSTYDDIVALPPLTIGGDGPGLPPLAPPRYERGHFLAETAFAEAEADRWFRILQDKKQIIVQGPPGTGKTWVAERLARWLVGGDDARVHLVQFHPAYSYEDFIQGIRPIAKGGAVSYELVPGRLVQLCQTMPRQGPVVLIIDEINRANLPRVFGELMYLLEYRDRTMALAGGSELGPAEPLHHRHDEHGRPFDRAPRSRAAAALLVLAVAAELRRAEGLRREALVGADRRPDRCAHRDQQGHRRPELRARHLLLHEGRPVRSAGGHLAVRDRAVPRGVLLRCAGHRGEVRLGQGREGRARRVGTAAMNVLALDEWQWTPLVGPDATSIVAAVRARHARQFEVAPPDPLSGTPWRLRSTGLVGFLPLGGDSAMALRIAPKVPITSILALIERAYDLESLRWHGGLDTATTIEGLFEVLVSLLCYRVGTRLRQGLYRAYVDERDELQVARGRVAPRETIARSLRGSVGLVCDFEELTDDLDDNRLLLWTLDRVRRVALGRADVRRSLREQHRTLSAAITLAPFAPSACVGRFYHRLNADYRPIHALCRAVLDACGAATEAGPLETIPFTVDMPRLFERFVARWLAMALPAWSVDAQHRISLDVDLSYPVDIVVRDRATGRPVAVIDTKYKDHDRPAPDDLQQVVFYATALGCPNAWLLYPRPVPPRSITVGPVRVRTLGLDLADITAWPMRRHARSGPSRTPADGRMISARGGARPPARSVLPACGHSSRNGAASNGPNGTQPPRITRTRREARPP, encoded by the coding sequence GTGGACGACGACGAGTTCGCCGGACGCGTCGCGACCGCGGCACAGCAGGACCCGAACTACAAGATGAACGGCGCGCGGCAGTCGCTCAACCTCGCGCGTATGCCGGTGGGCACCCTCCTGGTCGCGAACCGGGGCAAGACCGAGGTGCTCGGCCTGGGGCGCGTCACGGGGCCGTATCGCTTCGTCGACGGCGCCGAGTACTGCCACGAGGTGCCGGTCGACTGGTTCGACACGTCGGCGCGCACGGTCGACCGGCCCGGCTGGGCGCGGACCCTGGTGTCGCTCGACAAGTCGACCTATGACGACATCGTCGCGCTGCCGCCCCTCACCATCGGCGGCGATGGCCCGGGGCTACCGCCGCTGGCTCCGCCCCGCTACGAGCGAGGACACTTCCTGGCCGAGACCGCCTTCGCCGAGGCGGAGGCCGACCGATGGTTTCGGATCCTCCAGGACAAGAAGCAGATCATCGTCCAAGGCCCGCCCGGCACCGGCAAGACCTGGGTGGCAGAGCGCCTGGCCCGCTGGTTGGTCGGGGGCGACGACGCCCGCGTTCACCTGGTGCAGTTCCACCCCGCGTACAGCTACGAGGACTTCATCCAGGGCATCCGCCCGATCGCCAAGGGCGGCGCCGTCAGCTACGAGCTGGTCCCCGGCCGCCTGGTGCAGCTGTGCCAGACCATGCCGCGCCAAGGGCCGGTGGTGCTGATCATCGACGAGATCAACCGCGCCAATCTGCCGCGCGTGTTCGGCGAGCTCATGTACCTGCTCGAGTACCGCGATCGCACGATGGCGCTGGCCGGCGGCAGCGAGCTGGGTCCCGCCGAACCTCTACATCATCGGCACGATGAACACGGCCGACCGTTCGATCGCGCGCCTCGATCACGCGCTGCGGCGGCGCTTCTCGTTCTTGCGGTTGCAGCCGAACTTCGACGTGCTGAGGGCCTTCGCCGCGAAGCGCTGGTCGGAGCCGATCGACGCCCTGATCGATGTGCTCACCGCGATCAACAAGGACATCGACGACCCGAACTGCGAGCTCGGCATCTCCTACTTCATGAAGGACGACCTGTCCGATCGGCTGGAGGACATCTGGCGGTGCGAGATCGAGCCGTACCTCGAGGAGTTCTTCTTCGATGCGCGGGACACCGCGGCGAAGTACGCCTGGGACAAGGTCGCGAAGGGCGCGCTCGCCGAGTGGGCACCGCCGCCATGAACGTCCTGGCGCTCGACGAGTGGCAGTGGACCCCGCTCGTCGGTCCGGATGCCACGTCGATCGTCGCAGCGGTGCGTGCGCGCCACGCCCGGCAGTTCGAGGTGGCGCCACCGGATCCGCTCAGCGGTACCCCTTGGCGCCTGCGGTCGACCGGGCTGGTGGGGTTCCTGCCGCTCGGCGGTGACAGCGCGATGGCGCTGCGCATCGCGCCCAAGGTGCCGATCACCAGCATCCTGGCGCTGATCGAGCGGGCGTACGATCTCGAGAGCCTGCGCTGGCACGGCGGGTTGGACACAGCGACGACGATCGAGGGGCTCTTCGAGGTGCTGGTCAGCCTGCTCTGCTACCGGGTCGGGACGCGACTCCGCCAGGGCCTGTACCGCGCGTACGTGGACGAGCGGGATGAGCTGCAGGTCGCGCGCGGTCGGGTGGCGCCCCGCGAGACCATCGCGCGGTCGTTGCGGGGCAGCGTCGGCTTGGTGTGCGACTTCGAGGAGCTGACCGACGACCTCGATGACAACCGGCTGCTCCTGTGGACGCTGGACCGGGTGCGGCGCGTCGCGCTCGGGCGCGCCGACGTCCGGCGGTCCTTGCGCGAGCAGCACCGCACGCTCAGCGCCGCCATCACGCTGGCCCCGTTCGCGCCGTCGGCGTGCGTCGGCCGCTTCTACCATCGGCTGAACGCCGACTACCGGCCGATCCACGCGCTGTGCCGGGCCGTGCTCGACGCGTGCGGCGCTGCCACGGAGGCAGGGCCGCTCGAGACCATCCCGTTCACCGTCGACATGCCGCGGTTGTTCGAGCGCTTCGTGGCCCGCTGGCTCGCGATGGCGCTGCCCGCGTGGTCAGTCGACGCGCAGCATCGCATCAGCCTGGACGTCGACCTCAGCTACCCGGTTGACATCGTCGTTCGTGACCGCGCCACCGGGCGCCCAGTAGCGGTCATCGACACCAAGTACAAGGATCACGACCGGCCCGCGCCCGACGACCTCCAGCAGGTGGTGTTCTACGCCACCGCGCTCGGATGCCCCAACGCCTGGCTGCTGTACCCGCGCCCCGTCCCGCCACGCAGCATCACCGTCGGCCCAGTTCGCGTACGCACCCTCGGCCTCGACCTCGCGGACATTACGGCGTGGCCAATGCGCCGACACGCTCGCTCAGGCCCTTCGCGAACCCCAGCCGACGGCCGCATGATTTCGGCGCGTGGGGGAGCTCGTCCACCCGCTCGATCCGTGCTGCCAGCCTGCGGCCACTCCAGCCGGAACGGGGCGGCATCGAACGGCCCGAACGGAACCCAACCGCCTAGAATCACCCGAACCAGGCGAGAGGCCAGGCCCCCGTAG